One segment of Alkaliphilus flagellatus DNA contains the following:
- a CDS encoding spore germination protein — protein sequence MFRKLFRMLIGIGLNKINNIESENQQENIPKSIGDVKKKLEATFEESEDFVLREIEIGKGVHRKVIVAYMDGLITKNVLDESIINPLIFGTKNNLTDKEIMSKNVIDIFTKKLIVASSLNIINDFKDTIMAVLSGMAIIFIDGQNKAIKVSAHGVEKRSVIEPETEMSLKGPREGFIESLSTNVALLRHKIKSPKFKFETMQLGKQTNTTVGICYIKGIVNENTLNIVKSRLKKINVDSILDTGYIEQYIEGKPFSIFPTIGNSEKPDKVAAKILEGRIAIIVDGTPVVLTVPNLFIENLQNAEDYYSRLYFVSFNRILRLLALFIATVLPAFYVAVIVFHFDVIPMQLLLAISATREGLPFSPFIEAFFMMIVFELLREAGIRMPGTIGQTISIVGGLVIGQAAASAKIVSPIMVIIIALTGITNFILPSLSDTLPIIRFILLFAAQVFGFLGILVGYIIILIHLCSLESFGVPYMYPLSPVNKDGLKDSFVRFPLWIMKIRPKAFTLQNWDINKYRASGDNHVTEEEQ from the coding sequence TTGTTTAGAAAACTATTTAGAATGCTTATAGGCATAGGCCTTAATAAAATTAATAATATAGAAAGTGAAAATCAGCAAGAAAATATTCCTAAATCCATAGGAGATGTTAAGAAAAAATTAGAAGCAACCTTTGAAGAAAGTGAAGATTTTGTTTTAAGAGAAATAGAGATAGGTAAGGGAGTTCATCGTAAGGTTATTGTTGCATATATGGATGGACTAATTACTAAGAATGTATTAGATGAAAGTATAATAAATCCTTTAATATTTGGAACTAAAAACAACCTAACTGATAAAGAGATAATGAGTAAAAATGTTATTGATATTTTTACCAAGAAGCTAATAGTTGCATCTAGCTTAAATATTATTAATGATTTTAAGGATACTATTATGGCCGTTTTATCAGGTATGGCAATTATTTTCATTGATGGACAGAATAAAGCAATTAAAGTATCTGCTCATGGGGTTGAAAAAAGAAGTGTTATCGAACCAGAAACTGAAATGTCTTTGAAGGGACCACGGGAAGGGTTTATTGAATCTTTATCTACCAATGTAGCACTACTAAGGCATAAGATTAAAAGTCCTAAGTTTAAATTTGAGACTATGCAGTTAGGGAAACAGACAAATACTACGGTAGGTATTTGTTATATTAAGGGAATTGTTAATGAAAATACTTTGAATATAGTAAAAAGTAGATTAAAAAAAATTAATGTAGATTCAATTTTAGATACGGGATATATAGAACAATATATAGAAGGGAAACCATTTTCAATTTTTCCAACTATAGGTAATAGCGAAAAACCCGATAAGGTAGCGGCTAAAATATTAGAAGGAAGAATTGCTATTATTGTTGATGGAACCCCTGTAGTGCTTACAGTACCAAATCTGTTTATAGAAAACCTTCAAAATGCAGAAGACTACTATTCACGATTATATTTTGTATCATTTAATCGAATCCTAAGATTATTAGCTTTATTTATTGCTACTGTATTGCCTGCATTTTATGTGGCAGTAATTGTTTTCCATTTTGACGTTATACCTATGCAACTATTATTAGCGATTTCTGCTACTAGGGAAGGGCTACCCTTTTCTCCCTTTATAGAAGCTTTCTTTATGATGATAGTTTTTGAACTTTTACGGGAGGCAGGAATTAGAATGCCAGGTACTATTGGACAAACTATTAGTATTGTTGGAGGATTAGTAATAGGTCAGGCGGCGGCATCTGCAAAAATTGTGAGTCCTATTATGGTGATTATTATTGCTTTAACGGGAATTACAAATTTTATTCTTCCCTCCCTATCTGATACTTTACCAATCATTCGATTTATATTATTGTTTGCTGCTCAAGTATTTGGATTTTTAGGAATACTTGTTGGATATATTATAATTTTAATTCACCTATGTTCCCTAGAATCCTTTGGAGTACCCTATATGTATCCATTATCTCCAGTAAATAAAGATGGTTTGAAAGACAGTTTTGTACGGTTTCCATTGTGGATCATGAAGATAAGACCTAAAGCTTTTACATTGCAAAATTGGGATATAAATAAGTATAGAGCAAGTGGCGATAACCATGTAACTGAGGAGGAGCAGTAA
- a CDS encoding DUF421 domain-containing protein: MKVAIEVILQTFLSFFAILFITRILGRQQLSQLTMQEYINGITFGSIAGTLATDVNQRTWQHMIGLFLFGILTFLVSYITGKNIKLARILQGEAELVIKDGHILEKKLKRFHYTIDELHHLLRKKDVFNITDVKYGILETTGEISVIKASHKNNVTLEDLNMLGQQDDIKAEVIVTGNIIYENLINRNLTAQWLIDQLKMYGISDIREVFYANLDGNNKLYVDKYKDNVKEN, from the coding sequence ATGAAAGTAGCCATTGAAGTAATACTACAAACTTTTTTATCTTTTTTTGCAATACTGTTTATTACACGAATACTGGGTAGGCAACAATTATCTCAGTTAACTATGCAGGAATATATAAACGGAATAACATTTGGTTCCATTGCTGGAACACTAGCTACCGATGTTAATCAAAGAACCTGGCAGCATATGATAGGACTATTTCTATTTGGAATCCTAACCTTTTTAGTATCCTATATAACAGGAAAGAATATAAAACTTGCGAGGATACTCCAAGGAGAGGCTGAGTTAGTTATTAAAGATGGACATATACTAGAAAAAAAACTTAAAAGGTTCCATTACACCATTGATGAGCTACATCATTTGTTAAGAAAAAAAGATGTATTTAATATTACAGATGTAAAGTACGGAATATTAGAAACTACAGGAGAAATCAGTGTAATTAAAGCTTCTCATAAAAATAATGTTACTCTAGAAGATTTAAACATGTTAGGACAGCAGGATGATATTAAAGCAGAAGTGATAGTAACAGGAAACATAATATATGAAAATTTAATAAATAGAAATCTAACAGCTCAGTGGCTAATTGATCAGTTAAAAATGTATGGCATATCGGATATTAGAGAGGTTTTTTATGCTAATCTAGATGGAAATAATAAATTATATGTAGATAAATATAAAGATAATGTAAAAGAGAATTAG
- the ileS gene encoding isoleucine--tRNA ligase translates to MKGFKSLSNDPIAQRENKTSQYWEDNKILDKSIENREGQKSFVFYEGPPTANGKPGIHHVIARTLKDSVCRYKTMTGHQVKRKAGWDTHGLPVEIEVEKQLKLGSKHDIENYGIDKFNTRCRESVFTYEKQWREMTRRMGYSIDLDNPYITLDNNYIESVWWILDKFFKEGYIYEGHKILPYCPRCGTGLASHEVSQGYKEIKSNTVIVPFKVKDKDEYFLVWTTTPWTLAANVALTVHPEVTYVKVKAQDKVYYVAEKLAKKLLGEEFEVIAEYKGKDLEYIEYEQLMPFMKPDKKAFFVTLADYVTTEDGTGIVHSAPAFGEDDYQTGRRYDLPVLQPVDEEGKYTTTPWEGRFVIDCDVDIIKWLHAEEKLFHKEKFAHNYPHCWRCTTPLLYYGKPSWYIEMTKLKDQLIANNNSVNWYPDYVGEKRFGNWLDNLNDWAISRNRYWGTPLNIWRCECGHTTSVGSRAELAERSIENVDESVELHRPYVDDIHLKCDKCEGTMTRVTEVIDCWFDSGAMPFAQHHYPFENKENFDELFPADFICEGIDQTRGWFYSLLAISTFVKGVSPYKNVLVNDLILDKEGRKMSKSRGNTVDPFELFDKYGADALRWYLLFVSPAWTPTKFDIEGLKEVQSKFFTTIQNVYAFFTLYANTDEINPKDFFIEYKDRPELDRWILSKYNSLIAEVTKELEAYDLTKAVRKIQDFLNEDLSNWYIRRARRRFWATELTEDKKAVYNTTYEVLVGIAKMVAPFAPFISDEIYQNLTGEISVHLADYPVVNEELISKDVEERMDLVRDLVGLGRAARAQAKIKVRQPLQKILVDGKYEDLISDLVPLIEEELNIKEVIFEKNLRDFMNFSLKPDFKTAGPVLGSKIKSLGKALAQLEASEVVPKLEAGENIELDLDGDITTITKDYVMITIAAKEGFTVEMANNLFVILDTTLTEELINEGLAREFISKVQQMRKSSGFEVADNINIYFDGNDEVAKAVEIHKDYIMQETLAVTVERVKDDSLEKQNLNDHDTGIKVEKI, encoded by the coding sequence ATGAAGGGATTTAAATCACTATCAAATGACCCTATTGCCCAAAGAGAAAATAAGACATCTCAATATTGGGAAGATAATAAGATACTCGACAAAAGTATTGAAAACCGTGAAGGCCAAAAATCCTTTGTATTTTACGAAGGACCTCCAACAGCTAACGGTAAACCAGGAATTCACCACGTTATTGCTAGAACACTAAAGGACTCTGTATGTAGATATAAAACTATGACAGGTCACCAAGTAAAGAGAAAGGCAGGATGGGATACCCATGGCCTTCCAGTAGAAATTGAAGTAGAAAAACAGTTAAAACTAGGAAGTAAGCACGATATTGAGAATTATGGTATAGATAAATTTAACACTAGATGTAGAGAGTCTGTATTTACCTATGAAAAGCAATGGAGAGAAATGACTAGAAGAATGGGTTACTCCATCGATTTAGATAACCCATACATTACATTAGATAACAATTATATAGAATCTGTATGGTGGATTTTAGATAAGTTCTTTAAAGAAGGTTATATCTATGAAGGGCATAAGATACTACCTTATTGCCCACGTTGTGGAACAGGTTTAGCTTCCCATGAAGTTTCACAAGGATATAAGGAGATAAAGTCTAATACAGTTATCGTTCCTTTCAAAGTAAAGGATAAAGATGAATATTTCTTAGTGTGGACAACGACTCCGTGGACATTAGCTGCAAACGTTGCATTAACAGTTCATCCAGAAGTAACATATGTAAAAGTAAAGGCTCAAGACAAGGTTTATTATGTGGCAGAAAAATTAGCTAAAAAGTTACTTGGGGAAGAGTTTGAAGTCATTGCTGAATATAAGGGTAAGGACTTAGAGTATATTGAATACGAACAATTAATGCCATTTATGAAGCCAGATAAAAAGGCATTCTTTGTTACATTAGCAGATTATGTTACAACAGAAGATGGTACAGGAATTGTTCACAGTGCTCCAGCTTTTGGAGAGGATGACTACCAAACAGGAAGAAGATACGATTTACCTGTTCTTCAACCAGTTGATGAAGAAGGAAAATATACAACAACTCCATGGGAAGGCAGATTTGTTATCGACTGTGATGTAGATATTATTAAATGGCTACACGCTGAAGAAAAGTTATTCCATAAGGAAAAGTTTGCTCACAACTATCCACACTGCTGGAGATGTACAACACCGCTTTTATATTATGGAAAACCAAGCTGGTATATTGAAATGACTAAGCTAAAAGATCAACTGATTGCTAATAACAATTCAGTTAACTGGTACCCAGATTATGTAGGAGAAAAGCGATTTGGAAACTGGCTAGATAACCTAAATGACTGGGCGATATCAAGAAACCGTTATTGGGGAACACCGCTAAATATTTGGAGATGTGAATGTGGCCACACTACATCAGTAGGTTCTAGAGCTGAGCTTGCAGAAAGATCTATTGAAAATGTGGATGAATCCGTAGAACTACACAGACCTTATGTTGATGATATACATTTAAAATGTGACAAATGTGAAGGTACGATGACTAGAGTAACAGAAGTAATTGACTGCTGGTTTGATAGTGGGGCTATGCCGTTTGCACAACATCATTATCCATTTGAAAACAAAGAGAACTTTGACGAATTATTCCCAGCAGACTTTATTTGCGAAGGTATCGACCAAACACGTGGTTGGTTCTACTCTCTATTAGCTATTTCTACATTTGTAAAGGGAGTTTCTCCATACAAAAACGTACTTGTAAACGACCTTATACTAGACAAAGAAGGTAGAAAAATGTCTAAGTCTAGAGGAAACACAGTAGATCCATTTGAACTATTTGACAAATACGGAGCAGATGCTCTAAGATGGTATTTACTGTTTGTATCTCCAGCTTGGACACCAACAAAATTTGATATTGAAGGACTAAAAGAAGTACAAAGTAAGTTCTTTACAACAATTCAAAACGTATATGCATTCTTTACTTTATATGCGAATACAGATGAAATTAATCCAAAGGACTTCTTTATTGAATATAAAGATCGTCCAGAGTTAGATAGATGGATACTATCTAAATATAACAGCCTAATTGCAGAAGTAACAAAGGAACTAGAAGCCTATGACTTAACAAAAGCAGTTAGAAAGATTCAAGATTTCTTAAATGAAGATTTATCTAACTGGTATATTAGAAGAGCAAGACGTCGTTTCTGGGCAACAGAGTTAACAGAGGATAAGAAAGCAGTATATAATACAACCTATGAAGTTTTAGTAGGTATAGCAAAGATGGTAGCACCATTTGCACCATTTATATCTGATGAGATATACCAAAATCTAACAGGTGAAATATCAGTACATCTAGCAGACTACCCAGTAGTAAACGAGGAATTAATAAGCAAAGATGTAGAAGAAAGAATGGACTTGGTTAGAGACTTAGTAGGACTTGGTAGAGCTGCAAGAGCTCAAGCTAAAATTAAGGTTCGTCAACCGCTACAAAAGATACTCGTAGATGGTAAATATGAAGATCTTATTTCAGATTTAGTTCCATTAATAGAAGAGGAGCTAAATATAAAAGAAGTTATATTTGAGAAAAATTTAAGAGATTTTATGAACTTTAGTTTAAAACCAGATTTTAAAACAGCTGGACCTGTACTTGGAAGTAAAATTAAATCATTAGGTAAAGCTTTAGCACAGTTAGAAGCATCTGAAGTTGTACCAAAGTTAGAAGCTGGAGAAAATATAGAACTTGACTTAGATGGTGATATTACTACAATTACTAAAGACTATGTAATGATTACAATTGCGGCTAAAGAAGGCTTTACTGTAGAAATGGCAAATAATTTATTCGTTATTTTAGATACTACATTAACGGAAGAATTAATTAATGAAGGTTTAGCGAGAGAATTTATTTCTAAAGTACAGCAGATGAGAAAAAGTAGCGGTTTTGAAGTTGCAGACAATATTAATATTTACTTTGATGGTAATGACGAAGTTGCTAAAGCAGTAGAAATCCATAAGGACTATATTATGCAAGAAACCTTAGCTGTAACTGTTGAAAGAGTTAAGGATGATAGTTTAGAAAAGCAAAATCTTAATGATCATGATACAGGTATTAAAGTAGAAAAAATTTAA